The Fimbriimonas ginsengisoli Gsoil 348 genome window below encodes:
- a CDS encoding MFS transporter: MKLASLKNSGNAPTLFSAFLHFDISFMVWVILGALAPFIMTDAGLTGENLQVTPSAAITKAGQYTLVVKAADPAKHQPGNVYNLLIKPGAPGVATRSSVKPVEAFVVNNADPATLDAVNARSRLIHVQLGSGAKGNPNENVVPLSPMSTLVAAGHSSQPVANGYPSSTKLTLIGIPLLAAGFWRIMIGILVDRLGARKVGIASLFVTLLPLLLGWQSATSYGMLVCVGIFLGVAGASFAVALPLASRWYPPEMQGIAMGIAGAGNSGTVLATIAAPLLAQRFGWHGVFGLLAIPVALTLVIFTLLAKEPPRTSPPLRAVDFKAVLASTDLWRFCLLYFVTFGGFVGLSTFANTFFVDQFDAPKAAVGLWTWPFIVAGSLLRPVGGALADRFGGLRMLTILYGVVLAASVGVALFVHSFPATCLLLLFLMGALGMGNGSVFQLVPQRFKNEVGVVTGLVGAAGGVGGYYLNFALGHLHDATGTYASGFVAVGAITIIAMATLKTAPNWSAIFSEPSRRLAPLPVGTPAASMD; this comes from the coding sequence TTGAAGCTCGCCAGTCTTAAGAACAGCGGGAACGCCCCCACTTTGTTCAGCGCTTTCCTACATTTCGATATCTCGTTTATGGTTTGGGTGATTCTTGGCGCCCTTGCGCCGTTCATCATGACGGACGCCGGGCTGACCGGGGAAAACCTACAGGTGACCCCGTCCGCCGCGATCACGAAGGCGGGACAATACACGCTCGTCGTTAAGGCAGCCGACCCCGCCAAGCATCAGCCCGGCAACGTCTACAACCTGCTCATCAAGCCTGGCGCACCGGGGGTTGCCACCCGTTCGAGCGTGAAACCGGTCGAGGCGTTCGTGGTGAACAACGCGGATCCGGCCACCCTCGATGCGGTAAACGCGCGGTCCCGGTTGATTCACGTTCAGCTTGGCTCGGGCGCAAAGGGGAACCCCAACGAAAACGTCGTCCCACTAAGCCCGATGAGCACCCTCGTCGCGGCCGGTCATTCATCGCAGCCGGTCGCCAACGGGTACCCGTCGTCGACCAAGCTGACCCTCATCGGCATTCCCCTGCTCGCGGCTGGGTTTTGGCGCATCATGATCGGGATCCTCGTCGATCGTCTCGGCGCCCGAAAGGTTGGCATTGCCTCTCTGTTCGTCACGCTCCTACCGTTGCTCCTCGGTTGGCAATCGGCCACTTCGTACGGGATGCTGGTCTGCGTTGGAATCTTCCTCGGGGTCGCAGGCGCTTCGTTCGCGGTCGCTCTGCCGCTGGCTTCGCGCTGGTACCCACCCGAAATGCAGGGGATCGCGATGGGGATTGCGGGAGCTGGGAACTCGGGAACGGTTCTCGCCACGATTGCCGCGCCCTTGCTCGCTCAGCGGTTTGGCTGGCACGGCGTATTCGGATTGCTGGCGATTCCGGTTGCCTTGACTCTGGTCATCTTTACCCTCCTCGCCAAAGAACCTCCCCGAACGTCGCCGCCACTGCGGGCCGTGGACTTCAAAGCCGTCCTCGCAAGTACCGACCTTTGGCGCTTTTGCCTGCTCTACTTCGTCACCTTCGGCGGCTTTGTGGGGCTTTCCACGTTCGCCAACACTTTCTTCGTGGATCAATTCGACGCCCCCAAAGCGGCCGTTGGCCTGTGGACCTGGCCGTTCATCGTCGCGGGTTCGCTGTTGCGCCCGGTGGGTGGAGCGCTGGCCGACAGGTTCGGCGGGTTACGAATGCTCACCATCCTCTACGGGGTGGTGCTTGCCGCTTCGGTCGGCGTCGCCCTCTTTGTTCACAGCTTCCCAGCAACTTGCCTCTTGCTCCTCTTCCTCATGGGCGCCCTCGGCATGGGCAACGGCTCGGTGTTTCAGCTCGTTCCGCAGCGATTCAAAAACGAGGTCGGTGTGGTTACCGGGCTCGTTGGCGCCGCGGGCGGAGTCGGCGGCTACTATCTCAACTTCGCGTTGGGCCACCTGCACGATGCGACGGGTACCTACGCCTCTGGATTCGTCGCGGTGGGCGCGATCACGATAATCGCGATGGCGACGCTCAAAACCGCCCCCAACTGGTCGGCGATTTTCTCGGAGCCCTCCCGCCGGCTAGCCCCTTTGCCGGTCGGCACCCCCGCCGCTTCCATGGATTGA
- a CDS encoding molybdopterin oxidoreductase family protein, with protein MIATHCPYCALQCGMNLASSDGRIAVLSRPDFPTNKGGLCSKGWTSASLLDSPQRLLSPLMRREKGSPLEPVSWNEAIGEICRRIAEIQKDRGVNSIGVFGGGGLTNEKAYALGKFARVALRTSNIDYNGRFCMSSAAAANIRAFGIDRGLPFPIEDIANTEAILLVGSNVAETMPPIMQYFDAQKRAGGCLIVVDPRKTPTATSATLHLQTTPGTDLALANGMLHIAIEEGVLDEEFIASRTNGFDAVKRSVASYWPDRVERMTGVPIQQLRLAVKLLAEAKSAMILTARGAEQHSKGVDTVLSFINLALALGKVGKPNCGYGCVTGQGNGQGGREHGQKADQLPGYRRIDNPEARAHIASVWGIEAADLPGPGLSAVELLGSIGTERGIEALIVMGSNPVVSAPNAGRIREKLAALKLLVVSDIFLTETALLADVVLPTAQWAEEEGTMTNLEGRVLLRRKATEPPVGVKTDLEVIKLLSEGLGHGRFFSDEPAKVFEELGRASEGGVADYSGISYERIAAEDGVFWPCPSSDHPGTPRLFLDRFATPDGRARFHAVMHRPAAEEPDEDYPLYLTTGRVMAHYQSGAQTRRVKELSASSPEPFVEMHPALASRLNTGDGCLVSVRTRRGRAILKAKLTQSIRQDTIFVPFHWGGHGSANLLTNPALDPVSKMPEFKVCAAKVESMDDG; from the coding sequence ATGATCGCGACTCACTGCCCTTACTGCGCCCTCCAGTGCGGAATGAATCTGGCGTCAAGCGATGGCCGTATCGCGGTCCTTTCTCGTCCCGATTTCCCAACCAACAAAGGAGGTCTGTGTTCCAAGGGTTGGACGTCCGCCTCCCTGCTCGATAGTCCTCAACGCCTCCTCAGTCCGCTGATGCGACGCGAAAAGGGGAGCCCGCTGGAACCGGTTTCCTGGAACGAGGCGATCGGTGAAATTTGCCGTCGCATCGCCGAGATACAGAAAGACCGCGGCGTCAATTCGATCGGGGTGTTCGGAGGGGGCGGCCTGACGAACGAGAAGGCGTACGCGCTCGGCAAGTTCGCCCGGGTCGCGCTACGCACATCCAACATCGATTACAACGGACGGTTCTGCATGTCGTCCGCGGCAGCGGCGAACATCCGCGCCTTTGGCATAGATCGCGGTCTTCCGTTTCCGATCGAGGACATCGCAAATACGGAAGCAATCCTGCTGGTGGGAAGCAACGTGGCCGAGACGATGCCGCCGATCATGCAGTACTTCGACGCGCAAAAAAGAGCTGGGGGGTGCTTGATCGTCGTCGACCCGCGCAAAACTCCCACCGCCACATCGGCGACCCTCCACCTTCAAACAACCCCGGGGACCGACCTCGCCCTTGCGAACGGCATGCTGCATATCGCCATCGAGGAGGGGGTTCTCGACGAGGAGTTTATCGCCAGTCGCACAAACGGATTCGATGCCGTGAAACGATCGGTCGCCTCTTATTGGCCGGACCGGGTCGAGCGAATGACCGGCGTTCCCATCCAACAGCTTCGTCTCGCAGTCAAGTTGCTGGCCGAAGCTAAGTCCGCAATGATCCTTACGGCGAGAGGCGCCGAACAGCACTCGAAGGGCGTGGACACCGTCCTCAGCTTCATCAATCTCGCCCTCGCGCTCGGCAAGGTGGGCAAACCGAATTGCGGATACGGCTGCGTCACCGGCCAAGGCAACGGTCAAGGTGGGCGGGAGCATGGCCAAAAGGCGGACCAACTCCCCGGCTATCGTCGAATCGATAACCCCGAGGCGCGCGCCCATATAGCCTCGGTGTGGGGAATCGAAGCGGCCGACCTACCTGGCCCCGGGCTTTCCGCCGTCGAGCTGCTGGGTTCGATCGGCACGGAACGAGGCATCGAAGCCCTGATCGTCATGGGCTCCAACCCGGTCGTTTCGGCTCCCAATGCGGGTCGAATCCGTGAAAAGCTCGCGGCATTGAAGCTGCTGGTCGTCTCGGACATTTTCCTGACGGAGACGGCGCTGCTTGCCGATGTTGTCCTACCCACCGCGCAATGGGCCGAGGAAGAGGGCACTATGACCAATCTAGAAGGCCGCGTCCTCCTTCGGCGCAAGGCGACGGAGCCTCCCGTCGGGGTCAAAACCGACCTCGAAGTGATCAAGTTGCTGTCCGAAGGCTTGGGCCATGGCAGGTTCTTTTCCGACGAGCCCGCTAAGGTCTTCGAGGAGCTGGGCCGGGCTAGCGAGGGCGGCGTCGCCGACTACTCGGGGATCAGTTACGAGAGGATCGCCGCCGAGGACGGCGTCTTCTGGCCATGTCCCTCTTCGGACCATCCAGGAACCCCGCGTCTGTTTCTCGATCGATTCGCCACCCCAGATGGCAGGGCCCGATTTCACGCCGTGATGCACCGGCCGGCGGCCGAGGAGCCTGACGAGGACTACCCACTTTATCTCACTACCGGCCGGGTGATGGCTCACTACCAATCCGGCGCTCAAACCCGCCGCGTGAAGGAGCTCTCCGCTTCTTCACCAGAACCGTTCGTGGAGATGCATCCGGCGCTCGCAAGTCGCCTCAACACCGGGGACGGCTGCTTGGTCTCGGTCCGGACCCGGCGGGGCAGGGCCATCCTCAAGGCCAAGCTCACCCAATCCATTCGCCAGGACACGATCTTTGTGCCGTTCCACTGGGGGGGCCATGGTTCGGCGAACCTGCTGACCAACCCGGCGCTCGACCCGGTTTCGAAAATGCCCGAATTCAAAGTTTGCGCGGCCAAGGTCGAGTCGATGGACGACGGCTAG
- a CDS encoding winged helix-turn-helix transcriptional regulator has product MHRILTYGVEALATARKLPSDRYVCASTELLGTMTETAIDLVGAFGGRPPDLLLADITRQHDCLPIKHLRRVFREIWDDKPPQLPCIAMVSPNQLSLPEIFAIVEDFLIPPFSQVEAQARISRLMFKHRKVESSNSIQFFDVTLDLDAAVALNSNGCRIPLTPKEFNLLSFLCSHRGKFFSREMLVNLVWGVSFEGGERTVDIHIRRIRAKLPTQAASFLETRRGIGYGFRGVE; this is encoded by the coding sequence ATGCACCGGATCTTAACTTATGGCGTGGAGGCTTTGGCCACGGCTCGGAAACTACCGTCCGATCGGTATGTTTGCGCGTCGACCGAACTCCTCGGCACCATGACCGAAACCGCCATCGACCTCGTCGGAGCCTTCGGAGGCCGTCCGCCGGACCTTCTCCTTGCCGACATCACCCGCCAACACGACTGCCTTCCCATCAAGCATCTTCGGCGCGTATTTCGCGAAATTTGGGACGATAAGCCACCCCAGTTGCCGTGCATCGCGATGGTGTCTCCCAACCAGCTCTCACTTCCGGAGATATTCGCCATCGTCGAGGATTTTCTTATCCCGCCCTTCAGTCAGGTCGAAGCGCAGGCCCGGATATCGAGGCTCATGTTCAAACATCGAAAAGTCGAGTCGTCGAACTCCATCCAATTCTTCGATGTGACCCTGGATCTGGATGCGGCCGTTGCCCTGAACTCCAACGGCTGCCGCATTCCCTTGACCCCAAAGGAATTCAACTTACTCAGCTTTCTATGCAGCCACCGCGGCAAGTTCTTCTCCCGCGAAATGCTGGTGAACCTCGTTTGGGGTGTCTCATTCGAAGGCGGCGAACGGACCGTCGACATCCACATCCGCCGCATCCGAGCGAAGCTTCCGACCCAGGCCGCCAGCTTCCTGGAGACGCGCCGCGGGATCGGTTACGGCTTCCGGGGGGTGGAGTGA
- a CDS encoding winged helix DNA-binding domain-containing protein, whose protein sequence is MLLQRVEDPVEEVVGRLVAMQAQEPRPPFIGLWSRIAGFDRAEAIRLLHERRLVRASTLRGTLHLMTAADYAAFNATVQQGPEGARAILKDRMDGLDIPAVIARARELFAERPQTFTEIRTGLAKAFPNVQDDRAMGFTARMSLPLAAVPDDTPWGFRADPIFTNADTWLGKELNAQADIRGLLLRYLAAFGPATAGDFQAWSALKGGKEAMESLRPELVSLRDDRKRELFDLPDAPRPSEDVPAPVRYIADYDNLILSHVDRTRIVADEHRPRIVSKNLRVAATFLVDGFVAGTWQTTAKKKAATLTLSPFVDLGKRTLEELEDEGLRLLRFLEPGASEYSVQ, encoded by the coding sequence ATGCTCCTTCAGCGAGTGGAGGATCCGGTGGAAGAGGTCGTCGGGCGACTCGTCGCGATGCAGGCGCAGGAGCCGCGGCCGCCGTTTATCGGCTTATGGTCTCGCATCGCGGGATTCGATCGAGCGGAAGCGATCCGCCTGCTGCACGAGCGCCGGCTTGTCCGGGCGTCCACCCTGAGGGGAACCCTCCACCTGATGACCGCCGCCGACTACGCGGCGTTCAACGCCACGGTGCAACAAGGCCCAGAGGGAGCCCGCGCCATCCTCAAGGACCGAATGGATGGGTTGGATATCCCCGCAGTGATCGCGCGGGCTCGCGAGCTGTTCGCGGAGCGGCCGCAGACGTTTACCGAGATCCGGACCGGGTTAGCCAAGGCGTTTCCAAACGTGCAGGACGACCGGGCGATGGGATTTACTGCTCGAATGAGCCTTCCGCTGGCGGCGGTACCCGACGACACGCCGTGGGGCTTCCGCGCCGATCCGATCTTTACCAACGCGGACACCTGGCTAGGCAAGGAACTCAACGCTCAGGCGGACATTCGCGGCCTCCTCCTTCGCTACCTCGCGGCCTTTGGACCCGCCACCGCCGGCGATTTCCAGGCTTGGAGCGCGTTGAAAGGGGGTAAGGAGGCGATGGAGTCGCTTCGTCCGGAGCTCGTTTCGCTCCGTGACGATCGAAAGCGGGAGCTGTTCGACTTGCCCGACGCGCCAAGGCCGTCCGAAGACGTTCCGGCTCCGGTTCGATACATCGCCGATTACGACAACCTGATTCTCTCGCACGTCGACCGAACCCGAATCGTCGCCGACGAGCACCGGCCGCGAATCGTGAGCAAGAACCTGCGGGTGGCGGCGACCTTCTTAGTGGACGGCTTCGTCGCCGGGACCTGGCAGACGACGGCGAAGAAGAAAGCGGCGACGCTCACGCTATCTCCGTTCGTCGATTTGGGGAAACGGACCCTAGAGGAGTTGGAGGACGAGGGGCTGAGGCTCCTTCGGTTTTTGGAGCCAGGGGCGTCCGAGTATTCAGTCCAGTAG
- the nirB gene encoding nitrite reductase large subunit NirB, with amino-acid sequence MIGNGMAGARTVEEILARGGRDSFDITVLGEEPHGNYNRILLSKVLSGSQDPSEILLNPIDWYADNGVTLKTNSKVSSIDRAAKNVQTADGSVVPYDRLIIATGSRPMVPPFGGLRTDDGALKPGVFVFRTIEDCVDIAAYARKCKRATVIGGGLLGLECARGLLEHGVEVHVVHLGSHLMEMQLDRQAGEILKETLRTMGLHVHLGRSTKCILGDNQVEGLAFADGETLDCCMTVISCGIVPNVELAKDCGLTVKRGIVTDDQMRSVDDPDIFAVGECAEHRGRVYGLVAPLWHQGQVLADVITDTNPTALYPGSKLATKLKVMGVDLATMGITEPAPDDEVVQFNESRRGRYKKLIIRDGTLVGAILLGETEKAATLLQAFDRGSALPEDRAQLLFSLEGNKAEASVIDAPDDTQICNCNGVCKSAIVQCVKNGRKSLKSVMDATRAGTGCGSCKHQVQQLVEWAADGAVEADPTIHYYVPGVPLAKPELVAAVREQGLKSVSSVFDALAGGQEDPSSKMGLASLLKQIWGADYEDERDARYINDRVHANIQKDRTFSVIPRIYGGVTSPDQLRRIADVADKYEARLVKITGGQRIDLLGIKKEDLPDVWKDLGMPSGHAYAKAFRTCKTCVGTDFCRYGLGDSTKLGVEIETRFQGLESPGKLKLATAGCPRNCSEAYVKDVGAVAVEGGRWEIYVGGAAGAHVRKGDLLCTVDSHADVLLFVGRFLQYYRENAKYLERTYGFVERIGIAKIREVVVEDSEGIATHLDHAMQQSVDAYVDPWLEAEQPVSVHQFASQLVGVTG; translated from the coding sequence GTGATTGGCAACGGCATGGCCGGCGCCCGAACTGTCGAAGAGATCCTGGCCCGAGGTGGTCGAGACTCCTTCGACATCACCGTCCTCGGTGAGGAACCGCACGGGAACTACAACCGGATTCTCCTCTCCAAGGTGCTCAGCGGATCGCAGGATCCGAGCGAGATCCTTCTTAACCCGATCGACTGGTATGCCGACAACGGAGTGACCCTCAAGACAAACTCCAAAGTGTCCTCAATCGACCGGGCCGCAAAGAACGTCCAAACCGCGGACGGCTCCGTCGTTCCTTACGACCGGCTTATCATCGCCACCGGAAGCCGGCCCATGGTTCCGCCGTTCGGAGGGCTCCGCACCGATGACGGCGCGCTGAAGCCCGGCGTCTTCGTTTTCCGAACCATCGAAGACTGCGTCGACATCGCCGCTTACGCACGCAAATGCAAACGCGCCACCGTCATAGGCGGCGGGCTCCTCGGGTTGGAATGTGCGCGGGGATTGCTCGAGCATGGCGTCGAGGTTCACGTCGTCCACCTCGGATCCCACCTCATGGAGATGCAGCTCGACCGCCAGGCCGGCGAGATCCTCAAGGAAACTCTGCGGACGATGGGGCTCCACGTTCATCTGGGCCGCTCCACGAAGTGCATCCTCGGAGATAACCAGGTCGAAGGTCTCGCCTTTGCAGATGGAGAAACTCTCGACTGCTGCATGACCGTCATCTCGTGCGGCATCGTCCCCAACGTCGAGTTGGCCAAAGATTGTGGCCTTACCGTCAAACGGGGGATCGTGACGGATGACCAGATGCGGTCCGTCGACGATCCCGACATCTTTGCCGTTGGCGAATGCGCCGAGCACCGTGGACGGGTCTACGGCCTCGTAGCTCCGCTGTGGCACCAGGGTCAAGTCCTGGCCGATGTCATCACCGATACCAACCCGACCGCTCTCTATCCGGGTTCGAAATTAGCGACAAAGCTGAAGGTGATGGGCGTCGATCTGGCGACCATGGGGATCACCGAGCCGGCGCCGGACGACGAGGTCGTTCAATTCAACGAGTCGCGCCGCGGCCGATATAAGAAGCTGATCATCCGGGACGGAACGCTCGTCGGCGCGATTCTTCTTGGCGAAACCGAGAAGGCCGCGACCCTTCTTCAAGCCTTCGACCGAGGCTCCGCCCTGCCGGAAGATCGGGCACAACTCCTCTTCTCCCTCGAAGGAAACAAAGCCGAAGCTTCCGTAATCGACGCTCCCGACGACACGCAGATTTGTAACTGCAATGGCGTCTGTAAATCGGCGATCGTCCAGTGCGTTAAAAACGGCCGCAAGAGTCTGAAATCGGTGATGGACGCCACCCGAGCCGGCACCGGTTGCGGGTCGTGTAAGCACCAAGTTCAACAGCTCGTCGAGTGGGCGGCGGATGGCGCAGTGGAGGCCGACCCCACCATTCACTACTACGTTCCTGGCGTTCCGCTGGCCAAGCCCGAGTTGGTCGCCGCGGTACGTGAACAGGGTCTGAAGTCGGTGTCCAGCGTCTTCGACGCTTTGGCCGGGGGCCAAGAAGACCCGTCGAGCAAGATGGGCCTGGCTTCCCTCCTGAAGCAAATCTGGGGCGCGGATTACGAGGACGAACGAGACGCCCGCTATATCAACGACCGCGTCCACGCCAATATTCAAAAGGACCGGACATTCTCCGTCATCCCCCGAATTTACGGCGGCGTCACTTCCCCCGACCAGCTACGCCGGATCGCCGACGTGGCGGACAAATACGAGGCGCGCTTGGTCAAGATCACTGGCGGGCAGAGGATCGACCTCCTGGGGATTAAGAAGGAAGATCTGCCGGACGTCTGGAAAGACTTGGGCATGCCGTCCGGCCACGCCTATGCGAAAGCGTTCCGAACTTGCAAGACCTGTGTCGGCACCGATTTCTGCCGCTACGGCCTCGGCGACAGCACCAAACTTGGCGTCGAGATCGAAACCCGATTCCAAGGTCTAGAGAGCCCCGGAAAGCTTAAGCTCGCCACCGCCGGTTGCCCCCGAAATTGCTCCGAAGCCTACGTAAAGGATGTCGGCGCGGTCGCCGTAGAAGGAGGGCGGTGGGAGATCTACGTCGGCGGAGCCGCCGGAGCCCATGTCCGTAAGGGAGACCTCCTCTGTACGGTCGATTCCCACGCCGACGTTCTGCTGTTCGTTGGAAGGTTCCTCCAGTACTACCGGGAAAACGCGAAGTATCTTGAGCGGACTTACGGATTTGTCGAGCGGATCGGGATCGCCAAGATCCGTGAGGTCGTGGTGGAAGACAGCGAGGGTATCGCGACCCACCTGGACCACGCAATGCAGCAATCGGTCGACGCCTACGTCGACCCTTGGCTGGAGGCGGAGCAGCCGGTTTCGGTCCACCAGTTTGCGAGCCAGCTTGTGGGGGTGACCGGTTGA
- a CDS encoding Rieske (2Fe-2S) protein, whose translation MTRSTITQRDLGPADRIPLGEGREFDIEGQMIAVFRSRNGNVYATQASCPHRNGPLADGLLGGSTIVCPLHARKFDLETGKSQSDDCFLRTYSIYLADNGHLILNFDAAELPT comes from the coding sequence TTGACCCGATCTACGATCACCCAGCGGGATCTAGGCCCGGCGGACCGGATCCCTTTAGGGGAGGGTCGAGAATTCGATATCGAAGGTCAGATGATCGCCGTCTTCCGATCGCGGAACGGCAATGTCTACGCTACGCAGGCTTCTTGTCCCCATCGGAACGGACCGTTGGCCGACGGATTGCTTGGCGGATCTACGATTGTTTGCCCGCTACACGCGAGAAAATTCGACCTTGAAACGGGCAAATCCCAGTCGGACGATTGTTTCCTTCGAACGTATTCGATCTATCTGGCTGATAATGGACACTTAATCCTGAACTTCGATGCGGCAGAGTTGCCGACGTGA
- the cobA gene encoding uroporphyrinogen-III C-methyltransferase codes for MVSLVGAGPGDAGLITVKGLRALKAANVVLYDRLVGCELLEEANPSAVLIDVGKKPGDPKQPSQDHINGLLVHFGKTASRVVRLKGGDPFVFGRGGEEALALKEAGIDFEIIPGVSSAIAGPASAHIPVTHRGVSNAFAVFTAHEAKGLDDGIPWTAAARIPTAIFLMGIERLSYIVSKLLEHGRPPETPVAIVSNASLPNQTLIVGTLDTILKQAAQAAPPSVIVVGNVVTIGAELNLPG; via the coding sequence ATGGTTTCACTGGTAGGCGCCGGTCCAGGGGATGCCGGTCTTATCACGGTGAAGGGACTCCGTGCCCTGAAAGCGGCAAACGTAGTGCTCTACGACCGTCTGGTTGGCTGCGAACTTTTGGAGGAAGCAAATCCTTCCGCGGTATTGATCGACGTCGGTAAGAAACCGGGCGATCCGAAGCAGCCCTCGCAGGACCACATCAACGGACTGTTGGTTCACTTTGGAAAGACGGCAAGTCGGGTGGTCCGCCTAAAAGGGGGCGATCCTTTCGTCTTTGGCCGCGGAGGCGAAGAGGCTCTCGCCCTTAAGGAAGCCGGAATCGATTTTGAAATCATCCCCGGAGTATCGTCGGCGATCGCGGGGCCGGCTTCGGCCCACATTCCCGTAACCCATCGGGGGGTCTCCAATGCCTTCGCCGTCTTCACCGCCCATGAGGCCAAGGGGTTGGACGACGGCATACCCTGGACCGCCGCCGCCCGCATTCCCACCGCTATTTTCCTGATGGGTATCGAGCGCCTCTCCTACATCGTTTCGAAGCTTCTAGAACACGGGCGCCCTCCCGAGACACCGGTAGCCATCGTTTCCAACGCGTCGCTGCCCAACCAGACCCTCATCGTCGGCACCCTTGACACTATCCTAAAACAAGCCGCACAAGCCGCGCCCCCCTCCGTCATCGTCGTCGGTAACGTCGTGACCATCGGCGCCGAACTCAACCTACCGGGTTAG
- a CDS encoding precorrin-2 dehydrogenase/sirohydrochlorin ferrochelatase family protein, whose protein sequence is MTTYFPVFLELSGRAVLIVGGGPVAWEKVESLKSTGAEITILSPTISLQIQGEVDAGRLVWIEKAFEPADVIPYFMIVAATDDPATNAEVFQTGNALNRLTNSVDDPENCNFIMSAIVRQGPMQVAVSSSGCSPALAQQIRNRISDDLLTPEVGRLGEFLGQWRPAVKSSLGSYKHRQGFWARVLASDVPALLNINETEAGEAMTRGLRWAEEHPECLLCGRHELGFDCGETT, encoded by the coding sequence ATGACAACTTACTTTCCCGTCTTTTTAGAGCTCTCCGGCCGCGCCGTCCTTATCGTCGGCGGCGGTCCCGTCGCCTGGGAAAAGGTCGAATCGCTCAAGTCGACCGGAGCGGAAATAACGATCCTGTCACCTACGATCTCCTTACAGATCCAGGGGGAGGTCGATGCCGGCCGGCTCGTTTGGATCGAAAAAGCGTTCGAGCCCGCCGATGTGATTCCCTACTTCATGATCGTCGCGGCCACCGACGACCCCGCAACGAACGCCGAAGTCTTTCAAACCGGCAACGCCCTGAACCGGCTCACGAATTCGGTGGACGATCCTGAGAACTGCAACTTCATCATGTCCGCCATCGTGCGGCAAGGTCCGATGCAGGTTGCGGTATCGAGCAGCGGCTGCTCCCCCGCCCTTGCCCAACAAATCCGAAACCGGATCTCCGACGATTTGCTGACGCCGGAGGTGGGCCGGTTAGGCGAATTCTTGGGCCAATGGCGGCCGGCTGTAAAGTCGTCTCTTGGGTCGTACAAACATCGCCAAGGATTCTGGGCGCGCGTCCTCGCCTCCGACGTTCCAGCCCTCCTAAACATAAATGAGACGGAGGCCGGCGAAGCGATGACGCGAGGCCTGCGCTGGGCCGAGGAACATCCCGAGTGCCTCCTTTGTGGCCGGCACGAACTGGGATTTGATTGCGGGGAGACCACGTAA